A single genomic interval of Bradyrhizobium japonicum USDA 6 harbors:
- a CDS encoding transglutaminase-like domain-containing protein codes for MTAPLPDTIRRLYTDPGEYIDSDHPAVRQFAEAAVHADASAREKASVLYKAVRDGIRYNPYVSMRVADTFRASSVLAAGQGYCVGKASLYAAACRVHGIPARVGFADVKNHLTTEKLRASMGTDIFTWHGFTEVHVDGAWRKATPTFNDTLCAKVGVAPLDFDGHTDALLHPFDGEGRAYMQYVNDRGTYHDVPAKFLMREMARDYANMQGEDLSGRDMEREAEGR; via the coding sequence ATGACAGCACCCCTGCCCGACACGATACGCCGCCTCTATACCGATCCCGGCGAGTACATCGACAGCGATCATCCCGCCGTGCGGCAATTCGCCGAGGCCGCCGTGCACGCGGACGCCAGCGCCCGCGAGAAGGCGAGTGTGCTCTACAAGGCGGTGCGCGACGGCATCCGCTACAACCCTTACGTCAGCATGCGCGTCGCCGACACGTTTCGTGCATCGAGCGTGCTTGCCGCGGGGCAAGGCTATTGCGTCGGCAAGGCCTCGCTCTATGCCGCCGCCTGCCGCGTCCACGGCATTCCCGCCCGGGTCGGCTTTGCGGATGTGAAGAACCATCTCACCACCGAGAAGCTGCGCGCGAGCATGGGCACCGACATCTTCACCTGGCACGGCTTCACGGAAGTGCATGTCGACGGCGCCTGGCGCAAGGCGACGCCGACCTTCAACGACACGCTCTGCGCCAAGGTCGGCGTGGCCCCGCTCGATTTCGACGGACACACCGACGCGCTGCTGCATCCCTTCGACGGCGAGGGCCGCGCCTATATGCAATATGTCAACGACCGCGGCACCTATCACGACGTGCCGGCCAAGTTCCTGATGCGCGAGATGGCGAGGGACTATGCCAACATGCAGGGCGAGGACCTGTCGGGCCGTGACATGGAGCGCGAGGCGGAGGGGCGGTGA
- a CDS encoding aromatic ring-hydroxylating dioxygenase subunit alpha yields MMSQEQNDLITRTGPKDPCGKLMRSYWQPAALVDELEGARPIRPVKLLGENLVLFRDESGRYGLIDRHCAHRGADLAFGRLEHGGLRCAFHGWLFDATGQCIETPAEPKDSKLCQNIRQRSYPVVEKSGILWAYLGEGEPPAFPELDCFVAPGTHTFAFKGHMACNWLQALEVGIDPAHASYLHRFFEDEDTSTAYGKQFRGASAGSDLPMTKILREYDRPIINVEHTEYGLRLIALREIDEERTHVRVTNQLFPHGFVIPMSTEMTITQWHVPVDDENCYWYAIFTSYTNAVDKQKMRDQRLELYELPDYKSRKNSGNDYGFDPHEQATATYTGMGTDINVHDQWAVESMGAIQDRTKEHLGSSDKAIVQYRRLLRQEIEKVGGGEKPMLFLDESRARSIQGPATMDGIGPTQGWELYWMEVDVKRRRGAPWAAPVPKEIADNVHRLTAAE; encoded by the coding sequence ATGATGAGCCAGGAGCAGAACGACCTGATCACCCGTACCGGTCCGAAGGACCCCTGCGGCAAGCTGATGCGGAGCTACTGGCAGCCGGCGGCGCTGGTCGACGAGCTGGAGGGCGCGCGCCCGATCCGCCCCGTCAAACTGCTCGGCGAGAACCTGGTGCTGTTCCGCGACGAGAGCGGACGCTACGGCCTGATCGACCGTCACTGCGCCCATCGCGGCGCCGACCTCGCCTTCGGACGTCTCGAACATGGCGGCCTGCGCTGCGCCTTCCATGGCTGGCTGTTCGACGCCACTGGCCAGTGCATCGAGACGCCGGCCGAGCCGAAGGATTCAAAACTCTGCCAGAACATTCGCCAGCGTTCCTATCCCGTGGTCGAGAAGAGCGGCATCCTGTGGGCTTATCTCGGCGAGGGTGAGCCGCCGGCATTTCCGGAGCTCGACTGCTTTGTCGCGCCCGGCACGCACACTTTTGCGTTCAAGGGCCACATGGCCTGCAACTGGCTTCAGGCCCTCGAGGTCGGCATCGATCCCGCACACGCCTCCTATCTGCACCGCTTCTTCGAGGACGAGGATACGTCGACGGCTTACGGCAAGCAGTTCCGCGGCGCCTCCGCCGGCTCTGATCTGCCGATGACAAAGATCCTGCGCGAATACGACCGTCCGATCATCAATGTCGAGCACACCGAATATGGCCTGCGGCTGATCGCGCTGCGCGAGATCGACGAGGAGCGCACTCATGTGCGCGTCACCAACCAGCTCTTCCCGCACGGCTTCGTCATCCCCATGAGCACGGAAATGACGATCACGCAGTGGCACGTGCCGGTCGACGACGAGAACTGCTACTGGTACGCGATCTTCACCAGCTACACCAACGCGGTCGACAAGCAGAAGATGCGCGATCAGCGGCTCGAGCTCTATGAGCTGCCCGACTACAAATCGCGCAAGAACAGCGGCAACGATTACGGCTTCGATCCGCACGAGCAGGCGACCGCGACCTATACCGGCATGGGCACCGACATCAACGTCCACGACCAGTGGGCGGTGGAATCCATGGGCGCGATCCAGGACCGCACCAAGGAGCATCTCGGCTCGAGCGACAAGGCGATCGTGCAGTACCGCCGCCTGCTGCGGCAGGAGATCGAGAAGGTCGGCGGCGGCGAGAAGCCGATGCTGTTCCTGGACGAGAGCAGGGCGCGCAGCATCCAGGGACCGGCCACCATGGACGGCATTGGGCCGACCCAGGGTTGGGAGCTCTACTGGATGGAGGTCGACGTCAAGCGCCGCCGCGGCGCACCTTGGGCCGCGCCGGTGCCGAAGGAGATCGCCGACAACGTGCATCGGCTGACGGCGGCGGAGTGA
- a CDS encoding group II truncated hemoglobin, producing the protein MTTSDVTTSMFERIGGSTTIDALVDRFYDRMDTLPEAQMIRAMHADDLGLIRDVLKRYLTEWTGGPKLYTPEKGHPRLRQRHIGFAIGDAERDAWLLCMRGAMEETVTDSAARQDLDRAISGLADWMRNRS; encoded by the coding sequence ATGACCACCAGCGACGTCACCACCTCCATGTTCGAGCGGATCGGCGGCAGCACCACGATCGATGCCCTCGTCGACCGCTTCTACGACCGCATGGACACGCTGCCGGAGGCGCAGATGATCCGCGCCATGCATGCGGATGATCTCGGCCTGATCAGGGACGTGCTGAAGCGCTATCTCACCGAATGGACCGGCGGCCCAAAGCTCTATACTCCCGAGAAGGGCCATCCGCGGCTGCGGCAGCGGCATATCGGCTTTGCCATCGGCGATGCCGAGCGCGATGCGTGGCTGCTCTGCATGCGCGGTGCGATGGAGGAGACGGTGACAGACAGCGCCGCGCGGCAGGATCTCGATCGCGCGATATCGGGCCTGGCCGACTGGATGCGCAACCGCAGCTAG
- a CDS encoding DUF309 domain-containing protein, translated as MNVPSDASGPLPWPRWAYVPGETGGVDADYETLDLAKALVPPAFRGYVPARHPALRYGLALNDRGYFWESQEVLEAVWAAAPQGGRERILLRACIHIANANLRLRMQRLHSAARLFGDAQAELRALNSRKAAAGGDGFVESFPIPALTALLQAKLGRPQLSKADWITLGAIVRSR; from the coding sequence ATGAATGTGCCTTCGGATGCGAGCGGCCCGTTGCCGTGGCCGCGATGGGCCTATGTGCCGGGCGAGACCGGCGGGGTCGACGCGGACTACGAGACGCTTGATTTGGCCAAGGCGCTGGTGCCCCCGGCGTTCCGCGGCTACGTGCCGGCGCGCCATCCGGCGCTGCGCTACGGGCTCGCGCTCAACGACCGCGGCTATTTCTGGGAATCGCAGGAGGTGCTGGAAGCGGTCTGGGCCGCAGCCCCGCAAGGCGGCCGCGAGCGCATTCTGCTGCGCGCCTGCATTCACATCGCCAATGCCAATTTGCGACTGCGCATGCAGCGGCTGCATTCGGCCGCACGCCTGTTCGGCGACGCGCAGGCAGAGTTGCGGGCGCTGAACTCGCGCAAGGCGGCCGCGGGCGGCGACGGCTTTGTCGAGAGCTTCCCCATTCCGGCGCTGACGGCTCTGCTCCAGGCCAAGCTGGGCCGTCCCCAGCTCTCCAAGGCGGACTGGATCACCCTCGGCGCCATTGTGCGGTCTCGATAG
- a CDS encoding IclR family transcriptional regulator domain-containing protein produces the protein MPKLKRSENDERATDFVESLDRGLRLLQCFGTTTGPMTLSDLARAAELPRATARRMLFTLQRGGFVAGDGKLFSLTPHVLTLAASYLRSSQLVAVLQPVLDRVATAAQEISSLAVLDGDDVVFVARSSPARMFSGGLEIGYRLPAFCTSVGRAMLGQFDDAALAARLKTMKREMLTPQTVTDPKALLASITADRDQGYSLVDREAEPHFRSISVPVRRYDGVIVAAINMGAHVDRVPAGELVDRLLPLLREGAESVRSQLL, from the coding sequence ATGCCCAAGCTGAAGCGCAGCGAAAACGACGAGCGGGCGACGGATTTCGTCGAGAGCCTCGATCGCGGCCTGCGCCTGCTGCAATGTTTCGGCACGACCACCGGTCCGATGACGCTGAGCGATCTCGCCCGCGCCGCAGAGCTGCCGCGCGCCACCGCCCGGCGCATGCTGTTCACGCTTCAGCGCGGCGGCTTCGTCGCCGGCGACGGCAAGCTGTTCTCGCTGACGCCGCACGTGCTGACGCTCGCGGCGTCCTACCTGCGCTCCAGCCAGCTCGTCGCCGTGCTTCAGCCGGTGCTCGATCGCGTCGCCACGGCAGCTCAGGAAATCTCCTCGCTCGCGGTGCTCGACGGCGACGACGTCGTGTTTGTCGCGCGCAGCAGCCCGGCGCGGATGTTTTCGGGTGGGCTCGAGATCGGCTACCGGCTGCCGGCGTTCTGCACCTCGGTCGGCCGCGCCATGCTCGGGCAGTTCGATGATGCAGCGCTTGCCGCACGCCTGAAGACAATGAAGCGCGAGATGTTGACGCCGCAGACGGTGACGGATCCCAAGGCGCTGCTCGCCAGCATCACAGCCGATCGCGACCAGGGCTATTCGCTGGTCGATCGCGAGGCAGAGCCGCATTTCCGCTCGATCTCGGTTCCAGTGCGCCGCTACGACGGCGTGATCGTCGCCGCCATCAACATGGGCGCCCATGTCGATCGCGTGCCGGCAGGGGAGCTGGTTGACCGGTTGCTCCCGCTGCTCCGCGAAGGCGCGGAGTCCGTGCGGTCGCAGCTGTTATAG
- a CDS encoding glutamine synthetase family protein, protein MTFVARHALWSDEQRDAAARLRRIVEEKNLEVIRLAFPDQHGILRGKTIIAAEAIASLESGCSITTTMLAKDTSHRTVFPVFTSGGGFGMKEMEGAADVLMVADPTTFRVLPWAPATGWVLCDLHFGDGRPVPFATRGLYRKVLDDLSGRGHDFVAGLEVEFHIFKLDDAHMRPEDAGQPGTPPSVSLLSHGYQYLTEQRFDQMEPVLEILRRDIVALGLPLRSVEVEFGPSQCEFTFAPKRGLEPADNMVLFRSAVKQIARRHGYHATFMCRPKLPNVFASGWHLHQSIVSRASGENQFMAKDGSEPLSAFGRAYLAGLLDHARASTVFTTPTINGYKRYRSYSLAPDRAIWGRDNRGVMIRVLGGANDAATRLENRIGEPAANPYLYMASQILSGLDGVDRKLDPGPSADTPYETKAPPLPKSLRDAVAALKDDPFFREKFGPEFVDYYTHIKNAEIDRFLSEVTDWEHREYFEVF, encoded by the coding sequence GTGACTTTCGTCGCGCGTCATGCGCTGTGGTCGGATGAGCAGAGGGACGCCGCAGCCCGCCTGCGCCGCATCGTCGAGGAAAAGAACCTCGAGGTCATCCGCCTCGCCTTCCCGGACCAGCACGGCATTTTGCGCGGCAAGACCATCATCGCCGCCGAGGCGATCGCCTCGCTGGAGAGTGGCTGCTCCATCACCACGACCATGCTCGCCAAGGATACCTCGCACCGCACGGTGTTTCCGGTGTTTACGTCAGGCGGCGGATTCGGCATGAAGGAGATGGAGGGCGCGGCCGACGTGTTGATGGTCGCCGACCCTACCACGTTCCGCGTGCTGCCATGGGCGCCCGCGACGGGCTGGGTGCTCTGCGATCTCCATTTTGGCGACGGCCGTCCCGTACCGTTCGCGACCCGCGGCCTGTACCGCAAGGTGCTCGATGATCTCAGCGGCCGCGGCCACGATTTCGTCGCCGGCCTCGAGGTTGAATTCCACATTTTCAAGCTCGACGACGCGCATATGCGCCCCGAGGATGCCGGCCAGCCCGGCACGCCGCCGTCGGTGAGTCTGCTCAGCCACGGCTATCAATACCTCACCGAGCAGCGCTTCGATCAGATGGAGCCGGTGCTGGAGATCCTGCGCCGCGATATCGTCGCGCTCGGACTGCCCTTGCGCTCGGTCGAGGTCGAGTTCGGGCCGAGCCAGTGCGAATTCACCTTCGCACCGAAGAGGGGGCTGGAGCCCGCTGACAACATGGTGCTGTTCCGCTCTGCCGTGAAGCAGATCGCGCGCCGCCACGGCTATCACGCCACCTTCATGTGCCGGCCGAAACTGCCGAACGTGTTCGCGAGCGGCTGGCATTTGCATCAGTCGATCGTCTCGCGCGCGTCCGGCGAAAATCAGTTCATGGCGAAGGACGGCAGCGAGCCGCTCAGCGCGTTCGGCCGGGCGTACCTTGCCGGCCTGCTCGACCACGCCCGCGCCTCGACCGTGTTCACCACGCCGACCATCAACGGCTACAAGCGCTACCGTTCCTATTCGCTGGCGCCGGACCGCGCGATCTGGGGCCGCGACAATCGCGGCGTGATGATCCGCGTGCTCGGCGGCGCCAATGATGCCGCAACGCGCCTGGAGAACCGGATCGGCGAGCCCGCCGCCAATCCCTATCTCTACATGGCCTCCCAGATTCTCTCGGGCCTCGACGGCGTCGACCGCAAGCTCGACCCCGGCCCGTCCGCCGACACGCCCTACGAGACCAAGGCGCCGCCGTTGCCGAAAAGCTTGCGCGATGCGGTCGCCGCGCTGAAGGACGATCCGTTCTTCCGCGAGAAGTTCGGGCCTGAGTTCGTCGACTACTACACCCACATCAAGAATGCCGAGATCGACCGCTTCCTGTCAGAGGTGACCGACTGGGAGCACCGCGAATATTTCGAGGTGTTTTGA
- a CDS encoding alpha/beta fold hydrolase — protein sequence MTNLTPTGFLSIGSASLEYKWLAPQDADAPTIVMLHEGLGSVGLWGDLPEKLQQATGAGIFVYSRAGYGQSSPVTLPRPLDYMQREALDVLPKILDAISFKRGLLLGHSDGASIATIYAGAHQDHRLNGLVLMAPHFIVEDISVKSIAAIKSTFETTDLKAKLARWHKDVDNAFYGWNRAWLDPKFRDWDISEYLAYIRVPILVVQGKDDQYGTLRQVDIAQEECYCPVDLKIISDAGHSPHREAPGATLDAIEQFARAALRDDQGLQGRAA from the coding sequence ATGACCAACCTCACCCCCACCGGCTTCCTCAGCATCGGCAGCGCCAGCCTCGAATACAAATGGCTTGCCCCGCAGGACGCCGATGCACCGACCATTGTCATGCTGCACGAAGGCCTCGGCTCCGTCGGCCTGTGGGGCGACTTGCCCGAGAAGCTGCAGCAAGCCACCGGCGCCGGCATCTTCGTCTATTCGCGCGCGGGCTACGGCCAGTCGAGTCCGGTCACGCTGCCGCGGCCGCTCGATTACATGCAGCGCGAGGCGCTGGATGTGCTGCCGAAGATCCTCGACGCGATTTCCTTCAAGCGCGGCCTCCTGCTCGGCCATTCCGACGGCGCCTCGATCGCGACGATCTATGCCGGTGCGCATCAGGATCACCGCTTGAACGGCCTCGTGCTGATGGCGCCGCATTTCATCGTCGAGGACATCTCGGTGAAATCCATCGCGGCGATCAAGTCGACCTTCGAGACCACCGACCTCAAGGCAAAGCTGGCGCGCTGGCACAAGGATGTCGACAATGCCTTCTATGGCTGGAACCGCGCCTGGCTCGATCCGAAATTCCGCGACTGGGACATCTCGGAATATCTCGCCTACATCCGCGTTCCCATCCTGGTCGTGCAGGGCAAGGACGACCAATATGGGACACTGCGACAGGTCGATATTGCGCAGGAAGAGTGTTATTGTCCGGTAGATTTGAAAATTATTTCAGACGCGGGACATTCCCCGCATCGTGAAGCGCCGGGGGCGACGCTTGACGCGATTGAGCAATTTGCAAGAGCGGCCCTGCGCGACGATCAGGGACTTCAAGGACGCGCCGCATGA
- a CDS encoding helix-turn-helix transcriptional regulator, with protein sequence MHRKTPRRLAVNAGRHYVSLKRAAGHPLKKAHDLQSMTDSPDAESRFLEQLGQRVRTMRALRGMSRKVLAKVSGISERYIAQLESGKGNVSIVLLRRVSDAMGAHLEDLLPSADPTPDWQMFRDLLRKATPAQIAQAKDVLAGGSASAPRRAPFCGIALIGLRGAGKSTLGKILAKKVGWSFVELNKEVEQQNGLSVAEIIALYGQEGFRRMEQAALQQLLARNELMVLATGGGIVSEPLTFDQILSSFYTIWLKAEPEEHMARVRRQGDLRPMADDRSAMAELRNILLSREPLYSRATAVVDTAGLSVDAAAARLIDAVRPVLQNEARSFGLRSVAL encoded by the coding sequence ATTCATAGAAAGACACCGCGGCGGCTTGCTGTCAATGCCGGCAGGCACTATGTTTCATTAAAACGCGCCGCAGGACACCCTCTCAAGAAGGCCCATGATCTGCAGTCCATGACCGACAGTCCCGACGCCGAATCCCGATTTCTCGAACAGCTCGGCCAGCGCGTGCGCACCATGCGCGCGCTGCGCGGCATGTCGCGCAAGGTGCTCGCCAAGGTATCGGGAATTTCGGAGCGCTACATCGCGCAGCTCGAGAGCGGCAAGGGCAATGTCTCGATCGTGCTGCTGCGCCGCGTCTCCGACGCGATGGGTGCGCATCTGGAAGACCTGCTTCCCTCGGCCGACCCGACGCCGGACTGGCAGATGTTTCGCGATCTCCTGCGCAAGGCGACGCCGGCGCAAATCGCTCAGGCCAAGGACGTTCTCGCCGGCGGCAGCGCGTCGGCGCCGCGGCGCGCGCCGTTCTGCGGCATCGCGCTGATCGGCCTGCGCGGCGCCGGCAAATCCACGCTCGGCAAGATTTTGGCGAAGAAGGTCGGCTGGAGCTTCGTCGAGCTCAACAAGGAGGTCGAGCAGCAGAACGGGCTCTCGGTCGCCGAGATCATCGCGCTCTACGGCCAGGAAGGCTTTCGCCGCATGGAGCAGGCAGCGCTGCAACAGCTGCTCGCGCGCAACGAGCTGATGGTGCTGGCGACCGGCGGCGGCATCGTGTCGGAGCCGTTGACCTTCGACCAGATCCTGTCGTCGTTCTACACGATCTGGCTGAAGGCCGAGCCCGAGGAGCACATGGCCCGCGTGCGCCGCCAGGGTGACCTGCGCCCGATGGCGGACGACCGCTCCGCAATGGCCGAGCTGCGCAACATCCTGCTGAGCCGCGAACCGCTGTATTCGCGCGCGACGGCGGTGGTGGATACGGCAGGGCTCAGCGTCGATGCCGCCGCCGCGCGCCTCATCGATGCGGTGCGGCCGGTGCTGCAGAACGAGGCGCGAAGTTTCGGCCTGCGCAGCGTGGCGCTGTAA
- the ybaL gene encoding YbaL family putative K(+) efflux transporter — translation MPHDTPLIATIVVGLGLAFVLGTIAQRFRIPPLVGYLLAGVAVGPFTPGFVADQALATELAELGVILLMFGVGLHFSLQDLLSVRNIAVPGAVVQIAVATLMGLGLAWLMGWSVGAGLVFGLALSVASTVVLLRALQERRLMETDRGRIAVGWLIVEDLAMVLVLVLFPAIASLQGASGDKPAFEPLAAQAGFGLAGIVMLTLAKIIVFIGLMLVVGRRVIPWILHYIAHTGSRELFRLGVLAIALCIAFGATKLFDVSLALGAFFAGMMLRESPLSARAAQESLPLRDAFAVLFFVSVGMMFDPMSVVREPWPLLATLAIIMLGKSLAAFLIVALFRHPVATALTISASLSQIGEFSFILAELGVASQILPSDGRDLIMAGAILSIMLNPLMFAAATWLAPRLDPRRDSPQAAAAVPEPIRTTDLTDHTIVIGYGRVGALVGDALKQRQLPFLVAEVGENALAKLKQGGIETVMGNAAQPEILGATNPSRARHLVIAIPEAFEAGQIVQQARAANPDIRIIARAHADAEVDHLKGLGADVVIMGEREIARGMIEELERRYPDAAQQDPRALAVGSVV, via the coding sequence ATGCCGCATGACACACCTCTCATCGCCACCATCGTCGTCGGACTGGGACTAGCTTTCGTACTCGGAACTATAGCGCAGCGGTTCCGCATTCCGCCGCTTGTCGGCTACCTGCTCGCCGGCGTTGCCGTCGGCCCGTTCACGCCGGGCTTCGTCGCCGACCAGGCGCTTGCGACTGAGCTCGCCGAGCTCGGCGTTATCTTGCTGATGTTCGGCGTCGGCCTGCATTTTTCGCTCCAGGATCTGCTGAGCGTCCGCAACATCGCCGTTCCCGGCGCCGTCGTTCAAATCGCCGTTGCGACGCTGATGGGGCTCGGCCTTGCATGGCTGATGGGCTGGAGCGTGGGTGCGGGACTCGTGTTCGGACTGGCGTTGTCGGTCGCAAGCACTGTTGTTCTGCTCCGCGCGCTCCAGGAGCGGCGCCTGATGGAGACCGATCGCGGCCGCATCGCGGTCGGCTGGCTCATCGTCGAGGACCTCGCGATGGTGCTCGTGCTGGTGCTGTTCCCGGCGATCGCAAGCCTTCAGGGCGCCAGCGGCGACAAGCCAGCCTTCGAGCCGCTGGCTGCGCAGGCCGGCTTCGGGCTTGCCGGCATCGTGATGCTGACCCTGGCCAAGATCATCGTGTTCATCGGGCTGATGCTGGTGGTCGGGCGCCGGGTGATTCCCTGGATCCTGCACTACATCGCGCATACCGGCTCGCGCGAATTGTTCCGTCTTGGCGTGCTTGCGATCGCGTTGTGCATCGCGTTCGGTGCGACGAAGCTGTTCGATGTCTCGCTGGCGCTGGGCGCGTTCTTCGCCGGCATGATGCTGCGGGAATCGCCGCTCAGCGCGCGCGCCGCGCAGGAATCGCTGCCGCTGCGCGATGCCTTCGCGGTGCTGTTCTTCGTCTCGGTCGGCATGATGTTCGATCCGATGAGCGTGGTCCGCGAGCCCTGGCCGCTGCTCGCGACGCTGGCGATCATCATGCTCGGCAAATCACTCGCGGCGTTCCTGATCGTGGCGCTGTTCCGGCATCCGGTCGCGACCGCGCTGACGATCTCGGCGAGCCTGTCGCAGATCGGCGAGTTCTCGTTCATCCTGGCCGAGCTCGGCGTCGCCTCGCAGATCCTTCCCAGCGACGGTCGCGACCTGATCATGGCCGGCGCGATCCTCTCCATCATGCTCAACCCGCTGATGTTCGCGGCCGCCACCTGGCTCGCGCCGCGTCTCGACCCGCGCCGGGATTCACCGCAGGCCGCGGCCGCCGTGCCCGAACCGATCCGCACCACGGACCTGACCGACCACACGATCGTGATCGGCTATGGCCGCGTCGGCGCGCTCGTCGGCGATGCCCTGAAGCAGCGGCAATTGCCGTTCCTTGTCGCCGAGGTCGGCGAGAATGCGCTGGCGAAGCTTAAGCAGGGCGGCATCGAGACCGTCATGGGCAATGCCGCGCAGCCCGAAATTCTCGGCGCCACCAATCCGTCACGGGCGCGGCATCTCGTGATCGCGATCCCCGAGGCGTTCGAGGCGGGGCAGATCGTGCAGCAGGCGCGCGCGGCCAATCCGGACATCCGCATCATCGCGCGGGCGCATGCGGATGCCGAGGTCGATCATTTGAAGGGGCTGGGGGCGGATGTGGTCATCATGGGCGAGCGGGAGATCGCGCGCGGCATGATCGAGGAGCTGGAGAGGAGATATCCGGATGCTGCCCAGCAAGATCCCCGAGCGCTCGCGGTCGGTTCGGTCGTTTGA
- a CDS encoding PRC-barrel domain-containing protein, translating into MKHTMVPSDRVEHVCVYGRDGAKLGSIERLMLDKVTGTVAYAVIRTGGLLGTHHHYPVQWGALKYDPARQAFRVEVTQDELASGPCEFDGDEFDWGDRSRPYAHPNYWSI; encoded by the coding sequence ATGAAACACACCATGGTTCCCAGTGATCGCGTGGAGCACGTCTGCGTCTACGGGCGCGACGGCGCGAAGCTCGGTTCGATCGAGCGGCTGATGCTCGACAAGGTGACCGGCACGGTCGCCTACGCCGTGATCAGGACCGGCGGGCTGCTCGGCACGCACCACCATTATCCTGTGCAGTGGGGCGCGCTGAAATACGATCCTGCGCGGCAGGCTTTTCGTGTCGAGGTGACGCAGGACGAACTCGCCAGCGGACCGTGCGAGTTCGACGGCGACGAATTCGACTGGGGCGATCGTTCGCGGCCCTACGCGCACCCGAATTATTGGTCGATCTGA
- a CDS encoding benzoate-CoA ligase family protein: protein MSEGSYNAVTWLLDRNVEDGRGGKLVFDDTVSRLTYGELQRETRRAANMLRRLGVRREERVAMIMLDTVDFPIVFLGAIRAGIVPVPLNTLLTADQYAYILSDCRARVLFVSEALYPVIKDVVGRMPDLEHVVVSGAKQNGHKQLAEELADESDQFTTAATHPDEPAFWLYSSGSTGMPKGVRHLHSNMQATADTYASQVLGIRESDVCLSAAKLFFAYGLGNALTFPMSVGATVVLNSERPTPARMFDLMNRYNPSIFYGVPTLFAAMLNDETMKAERGGKSLRICTSAGEALPESVGNSWKARFGVDILDGVGSTELLHIFLSNAPGDIKYGSSGKPVPGYAVRLVNEAGQDVADGEVGELLVDAPSAGEGYWNQRHKSRRTFEGPWTRTGDKYVRDAEGRYTFCGRADDMFKVSGIWVSPFEVESALITHPAVLEAAVVPEADPEGLLKPKAFVVLRPGAATADLQEMLKEHVKQKIGPWKYPRWIDVVESLPKTATGKIQRFKLREGAN, encoded by the coding sequence GTGAGCGAGGGATCCTATAACGCGGTGACCTGGCTGCTCGACCGCAACGTCGAGGACGGCAGGGGCGGCAAGCTCGTCTTCGACGACACCGTCTCGCGGCTCACCTATGGCGAGCTCCAGCGCGAGACCCGGCGCGCTGCCAACATGCTGCGCCGGCTCGGCGTCCGCCGCGAGGAGCGCGTGGCGATGATCATGCTGGACACGGTCGATTTTCCGATCGTGTTCCTGGGCGCGATCCGCGCCGGCATCGTGCCGGTGCCGCTGAACACGCTGCTGACCGCGGACCAATACGCCTACATCCTCTCAGATTGCCGCGCGCGCGTGCTGTTCGTCTCCGAGGCGCTCTACCCCGTTATCAAGGACGTCGTGGGCCGCATGCCGGATCTCGAGCACGTCGTGGTCTCCGGCGCCAAGCAGAACGGTCACAAGCAGCTTGCTGAAGAGCTCGCTGATGAGAGCGACCAGTTCACTACCGCTGCGACGCATCCGGACGAGCCGGCGTTCTGGCTCTATTCGTCCGGCTCGACCGGCATGCCCAAGGGGGTGCGCCATCTGCATTCGAACATGCAGGCGACCGCCGACACCTATGCGAGCCAGGTGCTTGGTATTCGCGAGAGCGACGTCTGCCTGTCTGCGGCAAAACTGTTCTTCGCCTATGGCCTCGGCAATGCGCTGACGTTTCCGATGTCGGTCGGCGCCACCGTGGTGCTGAACAGCGAGCGCCCGACGCCGGCGCGCATGTTCGACCTGATGAACAGGTACAATCCCTCGATCTTCTACGGCGTGCCGACATTGTTCGCGGCGATGCTCAACGACGAGACGATGAAGGCCGAGCGCGGCGGCAAGTCGCTCCGCATCTGCACCTCGGCCGGCGAGGCGCTGCCGGAATCCGTCGGCAACAGCTGGAAGGCGCGCTTCGGCGTCGACATCCTCGACGGCGTCGGCTCGACTGAGCTGCTGCACATCTTCCTGTCGAACGCGCCCGGCGACATCAAATACGGCTCCTCCGGCAAGCCGGTGCCGGGCTATGCGGTGCGGCTCGTCAACGAGGCCGGCCAGGATGTCGCCGACGGCGAGGTCGGCGAACTCCTGGTCGATGCGCCCTCCGCCGGCGAGGGCTACTGGAACCAGCGCCACAAGAGCCGCCGCACCTTTGAAGGCCCCTGGACCCGCACCGGCGACAAATATGTCCGCGACGCCGAAGGCCGCTACACCTTCTGCGGCCGCGCCGACGACATGTTCAAGGTCTCCGGCATCTGGGTCTCGCCGTTTGAGGTCGAGAGCGCGCTGATCACGCATCCCGCCGTGCTCGAAGCCGCCGTCGTGCCGGAAGCCGATCCGGAAGGCCTGCTGAAGCCGAAGGCCTTCGTCGTGCTACGCCCCGGCGCGGCGACGGCGGACTTGCAGGAGATGCTGAAGGAGCACGTCAAGCAGAAGATCGGCCCGTGGAAATATCCGCGCTGGATCGACGTGGTGGAGTCGCTGCCGAAGACGGCGACGGGGAAGATCCAGCGGTTCAAATTGCGCGAAGGCGCAAATTGA